From the Streptomyces sp. SN-593 genome, the window GACCAGGCGAGCACGAGCGCGCGCTCCAGCGCGATGTCGTCGGCGGCGACCGGGTGTGCCGCCGCCTCGCTCTGGATCTGCCGCGCCTCCACCAGGGTGCGCAGCGCGTCGCTGTGCTGGCCGGACTGGGCGAGCACGCCGGCCAGTTGGGCCAGCGTCCAGGCCGGCATCGCCAGCCAGTCGCCGCGGCCGCGGACCGCGCCCGCGTCGCGCAGCAGCGCGATCGCCTCGTCGGTCCGGCCGAAGTTGCGGTACAGCCGCGCCCGTAACACCGCGACGTGTAGCTGGCGTTCCTGGTCGTCGCCGGCGCTGTGCCGGCGGATCGCCTCCAGCGCGGCGGCGAAACCGCCGATGTCGCCCATCAGGAAGGAGCAGCGCGCCAGCAGTACGAAGTAGCGCAACTGGGCGTCGTCCTCCCAGCCGTCCACCCGGTCCCGGCAGGCGGCCAGTTGCTCCAGCGCCGCCGCGGGATCGCCGAGTTCCACCCGCGCGAAGGCCACCGCGGGCAGCAGCTCCTGCGTGACGCGGGAGTCGGCCGGCTCCGCGGGCAGTACCTCGTCGCCGATCTCGACGGCGTGCCGCAGCCGGCCGGCGAGGATCGCGATGACCGCGCGGTAGCCCTGGAGGGGCAGGGCCCGCTCCGAGCCGACCGCGGCGATCGCCTTGTCCAGCACGTCCGCGGCGTCCTCCAGCCGGCGCAGCCCCTCCGCGAGGTTGGCCGCACGGGCGCGCACGGCGGCGAGGAGGTCCTCGGCCGGGGCGTGGCAGTCGCCGTCCATCACGCTGGCGAACACCCGCTCCGCCTCGGTGTGGCGGCCCTGACCGGCCATGATCCGGCCGAGCAGCAGCGCCGCGGCGACGTCGTCGGGCGAGCCGTCCGCTCCCTGCCCACCAGGTGCTACGCGCGTTGAAACACGGCGTGAAAAAGGACGCAACGTCGGCGGACCGAGCGGGGGCAGCGCGTCCCAGTCCCGGCCGGCCTCGCCGTGCTCGCCCACCGCGGCCCCGGCGCCGGGCGCCTCGAAGCCGCCGTCGAAACCGCCGCCGTCGAAACCGGCCGCGTCGCATCCGGTCCGCTCGTAGGGGGCCCGGCCGCGCGCGCCGTCCAGCGCGAGCCGGCACAGCCGCTCGGCGAGGGCGAAGTCCTGCCGCTGGAAGGCGGTGTGCGCGAAGCCGAGCAACTGCTCCGGCCCGGGAACCAGTCCGGCGTCCAACCGCAGGGTGATCAGGCGCAGTTGGTCGTCCGCCCGGCGCGCTCCGGTGCTCTCGATCCACTCGGCGATCTGGCGGCGCAGCCGCCGCGCGGTCAGGTCGGACATCCGCGCGGCCACCACCACCCGGCTGAGCGGCAGGGCCAGCCGAAGCCGGAGCCGGTGGCCGGTGCGCTCCACGGCCACCACGCCGCGCAGGTTGAGCGACTCCGCGGCCTGGGAGAGGTCGAAGTGGGCCGCGATGTCCGCCTCCAGCGGCTCCGCGAGGGCGAGCATGTTGACCAGTTCCTGCTCGTCGGGGTCCAGGTCGCGCAGCCCCAGGTGGACCACGGCGGCCAGCCGCCGGGTCGGCGGCTCGGCCAGGCCCTGCCAGCGCCACATCCCGTCCACCTGCCGCAGCGACTCGTCGGCGAGCGAGTGCTCCACCAACTCCCGCAGTATCAGCGGGCTTCCGCCGGTGTTGGTCCACAGCCGCTCCAGCGTGGCGGCGTCGATGTGCCCCTCCAGCCGGCCGTGCAGCGCGCGCGCCACCTCGGCCCGGTCGAAGGGACCCAGTTCGATCCGCTCCACCAGGCGGGTGACCCACAGCTTGTCGATCGAGGCCGGCGCCGGGGCGCCGCTGCGGACGGCGGTGACGACGCCCAACTGCCCCGCGACGGCCAGCCGGTAGAGGTGGGCGGCGGACGCCTCGTCCACGAGGTGGGCGTCGTCGAGCCCCACCAGGGGCCGCTGCGGCGGCGACGCCTGCCGCGGCAGCGTGCCGAGCCGGTCGAGGCAGTCGGCGAGCGTGGCGAAGGTCTCGACCGGAGCACCGCCCTCCTGCGCTCCGCGCCACGCCCCGCCCACCGCGACGACGCTCCGGCCGGCCGCGGCGGCCCGCTCCAGGGCCGCCTCCAGCAGCCGGCTCTTGCCCATGCCCGGGTCCCCGTCCAGCAGGACCCCGCCGCCGTGGTCGACGGCGGCCTCTACGGCGGCCAGTTCCCTTTCCCGCGCGATCATCGGCCAGTCGTGCCCGGTATCCACCGGCATTCTGCTGCACTCCCCGCTGAAAGACGCCGATCCGGTCAAGTTCCCCATGCCCCTACGGCCCTTAATTGCCGAGTGTCACACCGATGTGAACTGGTCATTTCCATCCGCTGAATTCCGCTGACTCGCTCACATTTTCTGGTCATGAGGTCACAGGAACGGTAAGCGAAACGCTGGGAGCGTACCTGTACCCGTTCTGGCGCCCGTCTCCCGCGCCGTTATGGCGGCCTGGCCTCGGTGGACGGGGGGCGGCGCGGGGCCGGTCGGCAAGAGGAGGAGGAAATTCTGACACCCGGACAGGCAGTCGGCCGCGCGCCGGCCGTCCGGCGACCCGGACGCCGTGTCAGCGCCGAGGGCCCTTCCGGAGTCCCCGGGGCGGCCCCCGGGCGGTGCGACGGGCCCCGAATCCGGGACGTGCGCCGGTGTGCGCGGGGCTGTGCACCGATCTTTCCCCGGCATCACCTTAGGTGAGCGCGCGGGGCGGAAGGAAGCACGTCAGGCACTCTGGTCACGTCCGTCACGCCGACGTATCGTCATGGATACGGTGCGTGACAAGGCGGGCCCGAAAGCCAAGATCGCGGGTATCGACGCCATGATGACGCCACAGATCACCTCGATATGCTCGACGGGACCACGCGTCATGACCAGTAATTCGGAGACGGGGTGAACCGTTTCCGCGGGGAGGCTTCTGGGTATGAGTGGGGCTTTATGGGGTGCTGTTCTGCGTGAGGCCCGCTTGACCGCCGGGCTGACGCAGAACGACGTCGCCCGCCGGGCCGGCATGAGCGTCCGGGCACTGCGCTACATCGAGTCGGGCAAGGTGGCCCAGCCCCGACGCCACTCGCTGGACCGGCTGGCCGAGGCCGTCGGGCTCGACCTCGCGGACGCGCCCTGGCGCACCGGCGGCGAGGGCCCCGCGCGGCCGGCCGGCGGCGACACGCACGACATCCGGGTGCTGGGGCCGCTGACCGTCTCCTGCGAGGGCCAGCCGGTCGAACTGCCTCTGAAGCAGCGCACCCTGCTCGGCCTGCTGGCCATCCAGCCCAACCGCGTGGTCAGCCAGGCCGAGATGACCGAGGTGCTGTGGAGCGGCGAGGCGCCGCCCTCCTCGCTGGGCCTGCTGCACACCTACATGGCCCGGCTGCGCCGCACCCTGGAGGGCGGCCCCGGCGGGCGCGGCGACCACCGCCGGGTCACCACGGTGCGCGGCGGCTACTCGCTGTCCGCCGAGCCGGCCGGCCTGGACCTGCTGCGTTTCGAGGAGTACACCGCCAAGGCCCTGGGCGTGCGGGAGAGCGAACCGGCGCTGGCGCTGGAGCTGTTCGGGCGCGCCTTCCAGTACTGGCGCGGCCCGGTGCTGGAGGACGTGCCCGCGCTGCGCCAGCACCCGGTGGTGGTCGCGATCGGCCAGCACCGCTTCGACATGGTCATCGAGTTCGCGAACCTGGCGCTGTGCCAGAAGCGGCACGCCGTCGTGGTCAAGCAGCTGATGGCCGCCGCGTACGAGGAGCCCCTGCACGAAGGGGTGCAGGGCCGGCTGATGCTGGCACTGGCCGGGTCGGGCCAGAAGGCGGCCGCGCTGCGGCTCTTCAGCGACCTGCGCGAGCAGTTCCACGAGGAGCTGGGGGTGGAGCCGAGCGAGGAGATCTGGGCGGTGCGCCGCAGCATCCTCGCCCAGCCCGGCGAGGAGGGTCCGGCCCGGCCGGCCCGCGCCCGCGGCGGCCCCGACCGGGCCGCGCCGGTGCAGACCTCGCCGCCGGTCCGCTCCGCCACCTCACCCGCCCAGATCCCGCCCGTGGTCAGGCCGTTCGTCGGCCGGCGGGCGGAGATGGCCGCGCTCGACCGGCTGCTGGCCCGCCAGCGCAGGGACCAGACGGCGGTGGCGATCGCGACCGTCTACGGCCCGCCCGAGCAGGGCAAGACCGCGCTGGCGGTGCACTGGGCCCACGAGACGCACGACTGGTTTCCCGACGGCCAGCTCTACGCCGACCTGCGCGGCGGCGACGCGGCGGTCGGCGAGCCCCTGGAGCCGCTGAGCGTGCTCGGCAGCTTCCTGCGCTCGCTCGGGGTCGCCAAGGACCGGATACCCGCCGACCTCGCGGAGAGCTCCGCGCTCTTCCGCACCCTGCTCGCCGGCCGCTACGTCCTGGTGCTGCTCGACGACGCGGGCACCTCCGCGCAGGTCAGGCCGCTCCTGCCGGGCACCCCGGGGAACCTGGTGCTCGTCACCAGCCAGCACCCGCTGCCCGACCTGGTGGTGCGCAACGGCGCCACCCCGCTGGAGCTCGACGTGCTGTCGGTCACCGAGGCGCGCGAACTGCTGGAC encodes:
- a CDS encoding helix-turn-helix transcriptional regulator; amino-acid sequence: MPVDTGHDWPMIARERELAAVEAAVDHGGGVLLDGDPGMGKSRLLEAALERAAAAGRSVVAVGGAWRGAQEGGAPVETFATLADCLDRLGTLPRQASPPQRPLVGLDDAHLVDEASAAHLYRLAVAGQLGVVTAVRSGAPAPASIDKLWVTRLVERIELGPFDRAEVARALHGRLEGHIDAATLERLWTNTGGSPLILRELVEHSLADESLRQVDGMWRWQGLAEPPTRRLAAVVHLGLRDLDPDEQELVNMLALAEPLEADIAAHFDLSQAAESLNLRGVVAVERTGHRLRLRLALPLSRVVVAARMSDLTARRLRRQIAEWIESTGARRADDQLRLITLRLDAGLVPGPEQLLGFAHTAFQRQDFALAERLCRLALDGARGRAPYERTGCDAAGFDGGGFDGGFEAPGAGAAVGEHGEAGRDWDALPPLGPPTLRPFSRRVSTRVAPGGQGADGSPDDVAAALLLGRIMAGQGRHTEAERVFASVMDGDCHAPAEDLLAAVRARAANLAEGLRRLEDAADVLDKAIAAVGSERALPLQGYRAVIAILAGRLRHAVEIGDEVLPAEPADSRVTQELLPAVAFARVELGDPAAALEQLAACRDRVDGWEDDAQLRYFVLLARCSFLMGDIGGFAAALEAIRRHSAGDDQERQLHVAVLRARLYRNFGRTDEAIALLRDAGAVRGRGDWLAMPAWTLAQLAGVLAQSGQHSDALRTLVEARQIQSEAAAHPVAADDIALERALVLAWSGDRSGAVSQALAVSKRAVAGQRPATAVSALHLAARISQSVSVTAQAERLAACTTSELARLQADHIRALAAGDGDALASVSVRFRVWGALPLAAEAAAQASRAYRATGRRRKSREARTACHGILADYGGSLPPWLVMEPRRDSATAQLTTREREVAALAATGLSNRDIAGRLVVSVRTVENHLHRVYHKLGVTARAELARVLSQAEVPEPVLIREARGGTPAAGPDRRPGTEPHCAECARLNGWAAS
- a CDS encoding BTAD domain-containing putative transcriptional regulator gives rise to the protein MSGALWGAVLREARLTAGLTQNDVARRAGMSVRALRYIESGKVAQPRRHSLDRLAEAVGLDLADAPWRTGGEGPARPAGGDTHDIRVLGPLTVSCEGQPVELPLKQRTLLGLLAIQPNRVVSQAEMTEVLWSGEAPPSSLGLLHTYMARLRRTLEGGPGGRGDHRRVTTVRGGYSLSAEPAGLDLLRFEEYTAKALGVRESEPALALELFGRAFQYWRGPVLEDVPALRQHPVVVAIGQHRFDMVIEFANLALCQKRHAVVVKQLMAAAYEEPLHEGVQGRLMLALAGSGQKAAALRLFSDLREQFHEELGVEPSEEIWAVRRSILAQPGEEGPARPARARGGPDRAAPVQTSPPVRSATSPAQIPPVVRPFVGRRAEMAALDRLLARQRRDQTAVAIATVYGPPEQGKTALAVHWAHETHDWFPDGQLYADLRGGDAAVGEPLEPLSVLGSFLRSLGVAKDRIPADLAESSALFRTLLAGRYVLVLLDDAGTSAQVRPLLPGTPGNLVLVTSQHPLPDLVVRNGATPLELDVLSVTEARELLDAFLGASRTAAEPEATAALAEVCGRRPLALRHTAAQLAARPNASIREWVRTTTVRQVQSRQRRSPSRSDGDAGANGPGGHPGRAAAGS